The Benincasa hispida cultivar B227 chromosome 9, ASM972705v1, whole genome shotgun sequence genome has a segment encoding these proteins:
- the LOC120087126 gene encoding beta-amyrin 11-oxidase-like, with protein sequence MALALLSIFPFDLPGFAFHTALKALKEVEKMLNKMIEEKRRALERNEGREELCQMEAMIEATDENGAKLLSNNAITDMLICVFHGGNHTAGHAAMWVLIHISDHPHVFQMAKEEQELIIKERPSTQKGLNLAEIKRMTYLMKVINDTLRRTTLISQTFREAKANVNINGFIIPKGWSIPIWHRVVHMDPQIYKHPQKFDPSRWENYIPKAGAFTPFGMGKLYCPGNELLKIETAILLHHFLLHYKMERVNPNCKLTHIPTSKPINNCLCKITELP encoded by the exons ATGGCTCTTGCACTCCTCTCTATTTTCCCCTTTGATCTGCCTGGATTTGCTTTCCACACAGCACTCAAG GCATTGAAAGAGGTAGAGAAGATGCTCAATAAAATGatagaagagaagagaagagcaTTGGAAAGAAATGAAGGAAGAGAAGAGCTATGTCAAATGGAGGCAATGATTGAGGCTACTGATGAGAATGGAGCAAAGTTGTTAAGTAACAATGCAATTACAGATATGCTAATTTGTGTGTTTCATGGTGGTAATCATACTGCAGGTCATGCTGCTATGTGGGTTCTTATCCACATTTCGGACCACCCTCATGTTTTTCAAATGGCAAAG GAAGAACAAGAGTTGATTATAAAAGAAAGGCCATCTACGCAGAAAGGATTGAATTTGGCTGAAATAAAACGAATGACATATCTTATGAAG GTAATAAACGACACGTTGAGAAGAACAACCCTTATATCTCAAACCTTTCGTGAGGCTAAAGCTAACGTAAATATCAATG ggTTCATTATACCAAAAGGATGGAGCATACCAATATGGCATAGAGTTGTTCATATGGATCCTCAAATATATAAACATCCACAAAAATTTGATCCTTCGCGATGGGAA AATTATATACCAAAAGCAGGAGCATTCACTCCCTTTGGAATGGGAAAACTATATTGTCCTGGAAATGAACTTTTGAAGATTGAAACTGCCATTTTACTtcaccattttcttcttcaCTACAA GATGGAACGAGTAAATCCAAATTGTAAACTCACTCATATCCCGACTTCGAAGCCTATAAACAACTGCCTTTGCAAAATTACAGAGCTCCCATAG
- the LOC120085133 gene encoding ent-kaurenoic acid oxidase 1-like: MDPQIYKHPQKFDPSRWENYIPKAGAFTPFGMGKLYCPGNELLKIETAILLHHFLLHYKMERVNPNCKLTHIPTSKPINNCLCKIARLP, from the exons ATGGATCCTCAAATATATAAACATCCACAAAAATTTGATCCTTCGCGATGGGAA AATTATATACCAAAAGCAGGAGCATTCACTCCCTTTGGAATGGGAAAACTATATTGTCCTGGAAATGAACTTTTGAAGATTGAAACTGCCATTTTACTtcaccattttcttcttcattacaA GATGGAACGGGTAAATCCAAATTGTAAACTCACTCATATCCCGACTTCGAAGCCTATAAACAACTGCCTTTGCAAAATTGCGAGGCTCCCATAG